One genomic window of Streptomyces sp. NBC_01276 includes the following:
- a CDS encoding DUF58 domain-containing protein: MALTGRAALLAALGSIPVGLLGPSWTGLLAVNGSLALACAVDYALAAPVRTLKPTRSGATSVRLGEPADVHLTLANPGTRTLRADVRDAWPPSSWPFGTEAAASRHSLTLPAGERRRLTTRLRPTRRGDRRADRVTIRSYGPLRLLARQGSHTVPWTVRVLPPFTSRKHLPSRLARLRELDGRTSVLTRGEGTEFDSLRDYVPGDDTRSIDWRATARRNTVAVRTWRPERDRHILICLDTGRTAAGRVGDAPRLDSSMDAALLLAALATRAGDRVDLLAHDRRTRAQIQGRPAADTLPAFVNAMAGLEPALVETDSRALVSTILRSAPRRSLVVLLTGLDAAPIEEGLLPHLPRLTQRHTVILASVADPHIAQMAASRGSLDAVYEAAAATQTQSQRLRTAEQLSRHGVHVVDATPDTLAPALADTYLSLKAAGRL; encoded by the coding sequence ATGGCCCTCACCGGACGCGCCGCCCTGCTGGCGGCCCTCGGCAGCATCCCCGTCGGACTCCTCGGACCGAGCTGGACGGGCCTCCTCGCGGTCAACGGCTCCCTCGCCCTGGCCTGCGCCGTCGACTACGCCCTGGCGGCCCCCGTACGCACCCTGAAGCCGACCCGCTCGGGCGCCACCTCGGTCCGCCTCGGCGAGCCCGCCGACGTACACCTCACCCTCGCCAACCCGGGCACCCGCACGCTCCGCGCCGACGTCCGCGACGCCTGGCCGCCGAGCAGCTGGCCCTTCGGCACCGAGGCCGCCGCCTCCCGCCACTCCCTGACGCTCCCCGCGGGGGAACGCCGACGTCTGACCACCCGCCTGCGCCCCACCCGGCGCGGCGACCGCCGGGCGGACCGCGTCACGATCCGCTCCTACGGTCCCCTCCGCCTGCTCGCCCGCCAGGGCTCGCACACCGTCCCCTGGACGGTGCGGGTCCTGCCCCCCTTCACCAGCCGCAAGCACCTCCCGTCCCGCCTCGCCCGGCTGCGCGAACTGGACGGCCGCACCAGCGTCCTGACCCGCGGTGAGGGCACCGAGTTCGACAGCCTCCGCGACTACGTCCCCGGTGACGACACCCGCTCCATCGACTGGCGGGCCACCGCCCGCCGGAACACGGTCGCCGTGCGCACCTGGCGCCCGGAACGCGACCGGCACATCCTGATCTGCCTGGACACCGGCCGCACCGCCGCGGGCCGCGTCGGCGACGCCCCCCGCCTGGACTCCTCGATGGACGCGGCCCTGCTGCTGGCCGCCCTGGCCACCCGCGCCGGCGACCGCGTCGACCTGCTGGCCCACGACCGGCGTACGCGCGCCCAGATCCAGGGCCGCCCGGCCGCCGACACCCTCCCGGCCTTCGTGAACGCCATGGCCGGCCTCGAACCGGCACTGGTCGAGACGGATTCCCGGGCACTGGTCTCCACGATCCTGCGCAGCGCCCCGCGCCGCTCCCTGGTGGTCCTGCTGACCGGCCTGGACGCGGCCCCGATCGAGGAGGGCCTGCTCCCGCACCTCCCCCGCCTCACCCAGCGGCACACGGTGATCCTGGCCTCCGTGGCGGACCCCCACATCGCGCAGATGGCCGCCTCCCGCGGCTCCCTGGACGCCGTCTACGAGGCCGCCGCGGCCACCCAGACCCAGTCCCAGCGACTGCGCACGGCCGAGCAGCTCTCCCGCCACGGCGTCCACGTCGTCGACGCGACCCCGGACACCCTGGCTCCGGCCCTGGCCGACACCTACCTCTCCCTCAAGGCCGCCGGCCGCCTCTAG
- a CDS encoding AAA family ATPase yields MTATTDSARSSLEALRTEIAKAVVGQDSAVTGLVVALLCRGHVLLEGVPGVAKTLLVRALAASLELDTKRVQFTPDLMPADVTGSLVYDARTAEFSFQDGPVFTNLLLADEINRTPPKTQSSLLEAMEERQVTVDGTPRKLPEPFLVAATMNPVEYEGTYPLPEAQLDRFLLKLTVPLPSREDEIGVLTRHAAGFDPRDLHGAGIRPVAGAHDLEAAREAVARTTVSPEITAYVVDICRATRESPSLTLGVSPRGATALLATARAWAWLTGRDYVTPDDVKALALPTLRHRVQLRPEAEMEGVTSDSVISAILARVPVPR; encoded by the coding sequence ATGACGGCCACCACGGACAGCGCCCGTTCCTCCCTGGAAGCGCTCCGCACCGAGATCGCCAAGGCCGTGGTCGGCCAGGACTCCGCCGTCACCGGTCTCGTCGTCGCACTCCTGTGCCGGGGCCACGTCCTCCTCGAAGGCGTCCCCGGCGTCGCCAAGACCCTCCTGGTCCGCGCCCTCGCCGCCTCCCTCGAACTCGACACCAAGCGCGTCCAGTTCACCCCCGACCTGATGCCGGCCGATGTCACCGGCTCCCTCGTCTACGACGCCCGGACCGCCGAGTTCTCCTTCCAGGACGGCCCGGTCTTCACCAACCTCCTGCTCGCCGACGAGATCAACCGCACACCCCCCAAGACGCAGTCCTCGCTCCTCGAAGCGATGGAGGAACGCCAGGTCACCGTCGACGGCACCCCCCGCAAGCTGCCCGAGCCGTTCCTCGTCGCCGCCACCATGAACCCGGTCGAGTACGAGGGCACCTACCCCCTCCCCGAGGCCCAACTGGACCGCTTCCTCCTCAAGCTGACGGTCCCGCTGCCCTCCCGCGAGGACGAGATCGGCGTCCTGACCCGGCACGCCGCCGGCTTCGACCCGCGCGACCTGCACGGCGCGGGCATCCGCCCCGTCGCCGGCGCCCACGACCTGGAAGCCGCCCGCGAAGCCGTCGCCCGGACCACCGTCTCCCCCGAGATCACCGCCTACGTCGTCGACATCTGCCGCGCCACCCGCGAATCGCCCTCCCTCACCCTCGGCGTCTCCCCGCGCGGCGCGACCGCCCTGCTGGCCACCGCCCGCGCCTGGGCCTGGCTCACCGGCCGCGACTACGTCACCCCCGACGACGTGAAGGCCCTCGCCCTCCCCACCCTGCGCCACCGCGTGCAGCTCCGCCCCGAGGCCGAGATGGAGGGCGTCACCTCCGACAGCGTCATCTCGGCGATCCTCGCCCGCGTCCCGGTACCCCGCTGA
- a CDS encoding DUF4350 domain-containing protein, translating to MTPTPPDRTDTTAAPAGPTTGPDAGPIAGGTTGSTTGGTTGATSTALTRAQLWTRARGFLLAAGILLTAAVALAGLQAGDHHGRLDPRSADPDGSRALAQLLKERGVTTRVVTNAAEAAAAAGPGTTLLVADPDLLGEPQRRAIRSAIDLSGGRTVLVAPGSTALPELAPAARTKGFAHQRDLDPGHPACALPAATAGRAGTGDGLRYTTDLPGATACYPSDGHPTLLVLPSTTKGGDTVLLGSETFLLNKRLADEGNASLALQLLGSRPELVWYLPTPADMSADPGTGAEDTSLLGLVPAGWTWALLQLFAAAALAALWRARRLGPLVTENLPVAIRASEATEGRARLYRRADARDRAATVLRAAARERLAPLVGVPAPQAHDPATLVPAVSARLTADGRPNDPAALLFGTTPADDAALVALADHLDALEREVRTS from the coding sequence ATGACGCCCACCCCACCCGACCGCACCGACACCACGGCCGCCCCCGCCGGCCCCACCACCGGTCCCGACGCCGGTCCCATCGCGGGCGGTACCACCGGCAGCACCACCGGCGGCACCACAGGCGCCACCTCCACCGCCCTCACCCGCGCCCAGCTCTGGACCCGGGCCCGCGGCTTCCTCCTCGCGGCCGGCATCCTGCTCACCGCCGCCGTCGCCCTCGCCGGCCTCCAGGCGGGCGACCACCACGGCCGGCTCGACCCGCGCTCCGCCGACCCCGACGGCAGCCGTGCCCTCGCCCAGCTCCTCAAGGAACGCGGCGTCACCACCCGGGTGGTCACCAACGCCGCGGAGGCCGCGGCGGCAGCCGGCCCCGGCACCACCCTCCTCGTCGCCGACCCCGACCTGCTCGGCGAGCCCCAGCGCCGCGCCATCCGCTCGGCCATCGACCTCTCCGGCGGCCGCACCGTCCTCGTCGCCCCCGGCAGCACCGCCCTCCCCGAGCTGGCCCCCGCCGCCCGCACCAAGGGCTTCGCCCACCAGCGCGACCTCGACCCGGGCCACCCCGCCTGCGCCCTCCCCGCCGCCACCGCCGGCCGGGCCGGCACCGGCGACGGCCTCCGCTACACCACCGACCTCCCCGGGGCCACCGCCTGCTACCCCAGCGACGGACACCCCACCCTGCTCGTGCTCCCCAGCACCACCAAGGGCGGCGACACCGTCCTCCTCGGCTCCGAGACCTTCCTGCTCAACAAGCGCCTCGCCGACGAGGGCAACGCCTCCCTCGCCCTCCAGCTCCTCGGCTCCCGCCCGGAACTCGTCTGGTACCTGCCCACCCCCGCGGACATGTCCGCCGACCCCGGCACCGGCGCCGAGGACACCTCCCTCCTCGGCCTCGTCCCGGCCGGCTGGACCTGGGCCCTGCTCCAGCTGTTCGCCGCCGCGGCCCTCGCCGCCCTGTGGCGGGCCCGCAGGCTCGGACCCCTCGTCACCGAGAACCTTCCGGTCGCGATCCGCGCCTCCGAGGCCACCGAAGGCCGCGCCCGCCTCTACCGCAGGGCCGACGCCCGCGACCGCGCCGCGACCGTACTGCGCGCCGCCGCCCGCGAACGCCTCGCCCCCCTGGTCGGCGTACCGGCCCCGCAGGCCCACGACCCCGCGACCCTGGTCCCCGCCGTATCGGCCCGCCTCACCGCCGACGGACGCCCGAACGACCCGGCCGCCCTCCTCTTCGGTACCACCCCCGCCGACGACGCGGCACTCGTCGCGCTCGCCGACCACCTCGACGCCCTCGAAAGAGAGGTCCGCACCTCATGA
- a CDS encoding DUF4129 domain-containing protein — translation MGGLIVTGAAALLPRAETPPLTTSREAAREAAEHELSKPMYHQDDPGLLQRALDRFWEWIGEFLDRASGATPGGGLGLLAIVLLVVLAVGALWWRLGTPRRTATAADTLGDDGPRTADDHRAAAEAHAAAGRWTEAVQERMRALVRSLEERTLLDPRPGRTADEAAAEAAASLPGHAADLRAAARAFDDVTYGGRSGDPGTYARLRDLDLTLTRTKPLLTGPTP, via the coding sequence ATGGGGGGACTCATCGTCACGGGCGCGGCGGCCCTGCTGCCGCGCGCCGAGACACCACCACTGACGACATCGCGCGAGGCTGCCCGCGAGGCGGCCGAACACGAGCTGTCCAAGCCCATGTACCACCAGGACGACCCGGGGCTCCTCCAGCGCGCCCTGGACCGCTTCTGGGAGTGGATAGGCGAGTTCCTCGACCGCGCCTCCGGAGCCACTCCGGGCGGCGGACTCGGCCTCCTCGCCATCGTCCTGCTCGTCGTCCTGGCCGTCGGCGCCCTGTGGTGGCGCCTGGGCACCCCCCGCCGCACCGCCACCGCCGCCGACACCCTCGGCGACGACGGCCCGCGCACCGCCGACGACCACCGCGCGGCCGCCGAGGCCCACGCCGCCGCCGGCCGCTGGACCGAGGCCGTCCAGGAACGCATGCGCGCCCTCGTCCGCTCCCTGGAGGAACGCACCCTCCTCGACCCCCGCCCCGGCCGCACCGCCGACGAGGCCGCCGCCGAAGCCGCTGCGTCCCTCCCCGGCCACGCCGCGGACCTGCGCGCCGCGGCCCGCGCCTTCGACGACGTCACCTACGGCGGCCGCTCCGGCGACCCCGGCACCTACGCCCGCCTGCGCGACCTCGACCTCACCCTGACCCGCACGAAGCCCCTCCTGACGGGCCCCACCCCATGA
- the mtrA gene encoding two-component system response regulator MtrA, producing the protein MMSSMKGRVLVVDDDTALAEMLGIVLRGEGFEPSFVADGDKALAAFREAKPDLVLLDLMLPGRDGIEVCRLIRAESGVPIVMLTAKSDTVDVVVGLESGADDYIVKPFKPKELVARIRARLRRSEEPAPEQLVIGDLVIDVAGHSVKRDGTSIALTPLEFDLLVALARKPWQVFTREVLLEQVWGYRHAADTRLVNVHVQRLRSKVEKDPERPEIVVTVRGVGYKAGPS; encoded by the coding sequence ATGATGTCAAGCATGAAGGGACGAGTCCTTGTCGTCGACGACGACACCGCGCTGGCCGAGATGCTCGGCATTGTGCTGCGTGGAGAAGGTTTTGAGCCGTCGTTCGTAGCGGACGGCGACAAGGCGCTGGCTGCCTTCCGGGAGGCGAAGCCGGATCTGGTGCTGCTCGACCTCATGCTGCCCGGACGGGACGGCATAGAGGTCTGCAGGCTGATCCGCGCCGAATCGGGTGTGCCGATCGTCATGCTCACGGCGAAGAGCGACACGGTGGACGTGGTGGTGGGCCTGGAGTCCGGGGCCGACGACTACATCGTCAAGCCGTTCAAGCCGAAGGAGCTGGTCGCCCGTATCCGGGCGCGCCTGCGCCGGTCGGAGGAGCCCGCGCCCGAGCAGCTGGTCATCGGTGACCTGGTCATCGACGTTGCCGGGCACTCGGTCAAGCGCGACGGCACCTCGATCGCCCTGACCCCGCTGGAGTTCGACCTGCTGGTCGCCCTCGCGCGCAAGCCCTGGCAGGTGTTCACCCGCGAGGTGCTGCTGGAGCAGGTCTGGGGCTACCGGCACGCGGCGGACACCCGCCTGGTCAACGTGCACGTACAGCGGCTGCGCTCCAAGGTCGAGAAGGATCCGGAGCGCCCCGAGATCGTCGTGACGGTCCGCGGTGTGGGCTACAAGGCCGGACCGAGCTGA
- the mtrB gene encoding MtrAB system histidine kinase MtrB, giving the protein MQPGTPRGGPRRGVLRGGRLLQEGAPGGPLLRLFGRLVRRPLLPAVRLWRRNIQLRVVAATLLMSLAVVLALGFVVIAQVSKGLLDAKEEAAQSQAAGGFAVAQEKANTPSVADGADTTDNKVGQDASTWMNALVKQLASGGQTAFEVVALGAGTGEQAAGAQGVKGARASGNVDPTASVPSALRRSVNHGTGTFKTFWQIRYTAGSGDKAPEPALVVGKRLTDINGDPYDLYYLFPLTQEEESLNLVKVTIATAGVFVVVLLGAIAWLVVRQVVTPVRMAAGIAERLSAGRLQERMKVTGEDDIARLGEAFNKMAQNLQNKIQQLEDLSRLQRRFVSDVSHELRTPLTTVRMAADVIHDARADFDPVTARSAELLAGQLDRFESLLADLLEISRFDAGAAALEAEPIDLRDVVRRVIDGAEPLAEHKGTRIRVLGDTQPVIAEADARRVERVLRNLVVNAVEHGEGRDVIVRLASAGGAVAVAVRDYGVGLKPGEATRVFNRFWRADPARARTTGGTGLGLSIAVEDARLHGGWLQAWGEPGGGSQFRLTLPRTADEPLRGSPIPLEPEDSRGNRARAVAEAAGRGNGSGGPGARTGAAGERDGRSPIPPRPAVTTAQPVPADPTALPGNGARVVSRPADHGAAQEDGSGGGR; this is encoded by the coding sequence GTGCAGCCCGGCACGCCCCGGGGCGGCCCCCGACGGGGAGTCCTGAGGGGCGGCCGGCTGCTCCAGGAGGGAGCGCCCGGCGGCCCCCTGTTGCGGTTGTTCGGACGTCTCGTCCGCCGGCCGCTGCTTCCGGCTGTCCGCCTGTGGCGCCGCAACATCCAGCTGAGGGTCGTCGCGGCGACGCTGCTGATGTCGCTCGCCGTGGTCCTGGCGCTGGGCTTCGTGGTCATCGCGCAGGTCAGCAAGGGTCTCCTGGACGCCAAGGAGGAGGCCGCGCAGAGCCAGGCCGCGGGCGGCTTCGCGGTCGCGCAGGAGAAGGCCAACACGCCGTCCGTGGCCGACGGGGCCGACACCACCGACAACAAGGTCGGACAGGACGCCAGCACCTGGATGAACGCGCTGGTCAAGCAGCTCGCCAGTGGCGGTCAGACCGCCTTCGAGGTGGTCGCGCTCGGTGCGGGCACCGGTGAGCAGGCGGCCGGCGCGCAGGGCGTCAAGGGTGCCCGCGCCTCCGGCAACGTGGACCCGACCGCGAGCGTCCCGTCGGCGCTGCGCAGGTCCGTCAACCACGGCACCGGCACCTTCAAGACCTTCTGGCAGATCCGGTACACCGCGGGCAGCGGGGACAAGGCGCCGGAGCCGGCCCTGGTCGTCGGCAAGCGGCTGACCGACATCAACGGGGACCCGTACGACCTGTACTACCTGTTCCCGCTCACCCAGGAGGAGGAATCCCTCAACCTGGTCAAGGTCACCATCGCCACCGCCGGCGTGTTCGTGGTCGTGCTGCTCGGCGCCATCGCCTGGCTCGTCGTACGCCAGGTCGTGACCCCCGTCCGGATGGCCGCCGGGATCGCCGAGCGGCTCTCGGCCGGGCGGCTCCAGGAGCGGATGAAGGTCACCGGCGAGGACGACATCGCCCGTCTGGGCGAAGCCTTCAACAAGATGGCCCAGAACCTCCAGAACAAGATCCAGCAGCTGGAGGACCTGTCCCGGCTGCAGCGCCGCTTCGTCTCCGACGTCTCCCACGAGCTGCGCACCCCGCTGACGACGGTCCGGATGGCCGCCGACGTGATCCACGACGCCCGCGCCGACTTCGACCCGGTCACCGCCCGGTCCGCGGAGCTCCTCGCGGGGCAGCTCGACCGCTTCGAGTCCCTCCTCGCCGACCTGCTGGAGATCAGCCGGTTCGACGCGGGAGCGGCCGCGCTGGAGGCGGAGCCCATCGACCTGCGGGACGTCGTGCGCCGGGTCATCGACGGCGCCGAGCCGCTGGCCGAGCACAAGGGGACCCGGATCCGGGTCCTCGGCGACACCCAGCCGGTGATAGCCGAGGCCGACGCGCGGCGGGTGGAGCGGGTGCTGCGCAACCTGGTCGTCAACGCCGTCGAGCACGGCGAGGGCCGTGACGTGATCGTCCGGCTCGCCTCGGCGGGCGGGGCCGTGGCGGTGGCCGTCCGCGACTACGGCGTCGGGCTCAAGCCCGGCGAGGCCACCCGTGTCTTCAACCGGTTCTGGCGCGCCGACCCGGCGCGGGCGCGCACGACCGGCGGTACGGGCCTTGGCCTGTCCATCGCCGTCGAGGACGCCCGGCTGCACGGCGGCTGGCTCCAGGCCTGGGGCGAGCCCGGCGGCGGCTCGCAGTTCCGCCTCACCCTGCCGCGCACCGCCGACGAACCGCTGCGCGGTTCGCCGATCCCGTTGGAGCCCGAGGACTCCCGGGGCAACCGGGCGCGGGCCGTGGCCGAAGCCGCGGGGCGCGGCAACGGGTCCGGCGGGCCGGGCGCCCGTACCGGCGCGGCCGGCGAGCGGGACGGCCGTTCGCCGATCCCGCCGCGGCCGGCCGTCACCACCGCCCAGCCGGTGCCCGCCGACCCGACGGCGCTGCCCGGCAACGGCGCCCGGGTCGTGTCCCGGCCCGCCGACCATGGAGCAGCACAGGAGGATGGATCCGGTGGAGGACGCTGA
- a CDS encoding LpqB family beta-propeller domain-containing protein, with protein MEDAERASAYVRGAGRAEPGDRVRGVRRAGSAGVRAAAVLGTFGLLLAGCASMPDHGEIRRVDASQGVDSQVRVFGAPPADKASPADIVDGFLEAMTSDDPQLATARKYLTEDAAKDWRPGSAVTVLSAGLDRVRVEGEKDPDSPRWKVTGKKLATVDERSAYQPETGGKRYEEFLQLVQVNKQWRISTPPSSLVLSESDFQRIYKPVNKYYFAGGRLVADPVYVRQRSDPDSRMDPTTQTVQSLLDGPSKWLGPVVSTAFPSGTALREGTKSLSYDGQNTLRVPLNEKGSNVGQPQCQKMATQLLYTVRDLTASRLDRVELLRSDGKSSLCWVTGVAAASIAGRPAPPEHQYYVDKDSKLVRMVLNANADEQQQDKPEVAPGPLATAAAFKVGSAAIAYDEKRAAVVSDDGHGLYVVTLTTAGQMPQPLLTSKTGKLTPPSWDAQGDLWIADLDPQTQGLYRIPGGTGTPQKVDVAGLDGGRISALKASSDGVRIALLVEKEGGRKNLYIGRIERPEGKGDTSPLSVRELRPAAPQMAEVTAMSWAPRGRLLVVGRESGGVDQARYMLADGSMVAAGLPGATGLTAIAAADDDSKPVVAFSGEDGIVWLPPGAQWRTVAAGGKAPVYPG; from the coding sequence GTGGAGGACGCTGAGCGCGCGTCGGCGTACGTACGGGGTGCGGGGCGCGCCGAGCCCGGGGACCGGGTGCGGGGCGTGCGGCGCGCGGGTTCCGCGGGCGTGCGGGCCGCCGCCGTCCTCGGTACCTTCGGGCTGCTGCTGGCGGGCTGCGCCTCCATGCCCGACCACGGCGAGATCCGCCGGGTGGATGCCTCGCAGGGCGTCGACTCCCAGGTACGGGTCTTCGGCGCGCCGCCGGCCGACAAGGCCAGTCCCGCCGACATCGTCGACGGCTTCCTGGAGGCCATGACCAGCGACGACCCCCAGCTGGCCACCGCCCGCAAGTACCTCACCGAGGACGCCGCGAAGGACTGGCGGCCGGGCTCGGCCGTCACCGTGCTCTCGGCCGGCCTCGACCGGGTGCGCGTCGAGGGCGAGAAGGACCCCGATTCGCCCCGCTGGAAGGTCACCGGCAAGAAGCTGGCGACCGTCGACGAGCGCAGCGCGTACCAGCCGGAGACCGGCGGCAAGCGCTACGAGGAGTTCCTGCAGCTGGTCCAGGTCAACAAGCAGTGGCGGATCTCGACGCCGCCCAGCAGCCTGGTGCTCAGCGAGTCCGACTTCCAGCGCATCTACAAGCCGGTGAACAAGTACTACTTCGCGGGCGGCAGGCTCGTCGCCGATCCGGTGTACGTGCGCCAGCGCAGTGATCCCGACTCCCGGATGGACCCGACCACGCAGACCGTGCAGTCGCTGCTGGACGGGCCCTCGAAGTGGCTCGGCCCGGTCGTCTCCACCGCCTTCCCCAGCGGTACGGCGCTGCGCGAAGGCACCAAGTCCCTTTCCTACGACGGCCAGAACACCCTGCGCGTGCCGCTCAACGAGAAGGGCAGCAACGTCGGGCAGCCGCAGTGCCAGAAGATGGCCACTCAACTCCTGTACACGGTGCGGGACCTGACGGCCTCCCGGCTCGACCGGGTCGAACTGCTGCGCTCCGACGGCAAGTCCTCGCTGTGCTGGGTGACGGGCGTGGCCGCCGCGTCCATCGCCGGCCGGCCGGCGCCGCCGGAGCACCAGTACTACGTGGACAAGGACTCCAAGCTGGTCCGGATGGTCCTCAACGCCAACGCCGACGAGCAGCAGCAGGACAAGCCGGAGGTGGCGCCGGGGCCGCTGGCGACGGCCGCCGCGTTCAAGGTGGGGTCGGCGGCGATCGCGTACGACGAGAAGCGGGCCGCGGTCGTCTCCGACGACGGGCACGGGCTGTACGTCGTGACGCTGACGACGGCCGGGCAGATGCCGCAGCCGCTGCTGACCAGCAAGACCGGCAAGCTGACCCCGCCCAGCTGGGACGCCCAGGGCGACCTGTGGATCGCGGACCTCGACCCGCAGACCCAGGGCCTGTACCGGATCCCGGGCGGGACCGGGACCCCGCAGAAGGTGGACGTCGCCGGGCTGGACGGCGGGCGGATCAGCGCGCTGAAGGCCTCCTCGGACGGGGTGCGCATCGCGCTGCTCGTCGAGAAGGAGGGCGGGCGCAAGAACCTGTACATCGGACGGATCGAGCGGCCCGAGGGCAAGGGGGACACCTCGCCGCTGTCGGTGCGGGAGCTGCGGCCCGCGGCCCCGCAGATGGCGGAGGTCACGGCGATGAGCTGGGCGCCGCGGGGCCGGCTGCTGGTGGTGGGCCGTGAGAGCGGCGGGGTCGACCAGGCCCGTTACATGCTGGCCGACGGCTCGATGGTGGCCGCGGGCCTGCCCGGGGCCACCGGGCTGACCGCGATCGCGGCGGCCGACGACGACTCGAAGCCGGTGGTGGCCTTCTCCGGCGAGGACGGGATCGTGTGGCTGCCGCCGGGGGCGCAGTGGCGCACGGTGGCGGCGGGCGGAAAGGCCCCGGTCTACCCGGGCTGA
- a CDS encoding ComF family protein, with translation MRGWWQELAGLVLPGDCAGCGAARAVLCPRCRDALSGAGAGPVRPAARRAGPIGLPGVHAGARYEGAVRAVLLAHKERGALPLAGPLGAALAAAVLRGRGPLGGSPDGSRDPAGGSGAGELVLVPVPSARRAVRARGHDPARRIALAASGRLRRAGAAARVAPVLRLRRRVADQAGLGARERLENLAGALEVCRGGARVTAGARIVLVDDVITTGATLAEAARALRAAGLGVTEAAVVAAPADSFVRIRSATRTEQKSCE, from the coding sequence ATGCGGGGGTGGTGGCAGGAGCTGGCCGGGCTGGTGCTGCCGGGTGACTGCGCGGGCTGCGGGGCGGCACGGGCCGTGCTGTGCCCGCGCTGCCGGGACGCGCTGAGCGGGGCCGGCGCGGGGCCGGTGCGTCCCGCGGCGCGGCGGGCGGGCCCGATCGGGCTGCCCGGTGTGCACGCGGGGGCGCGGTACGAGGGGGCCGTACGGGCAGTCCTGCTGGCCCACAAGGAACGCGGGGCGCTGCCCCTGGCGGGCCCCCTGGGCGCGGCCCTGGCGGCGGCGGTGCTCCGGGGCCGCGGGCCGCTTGGCGGGTCCCCGGACGGGTCCCGGGACCCGGCGGGCGGGTCCGGGGCGGGAGAGCTGGTGCTGGTGCCGGTGCCCTCGGCGCGGCGGGCCGTGCGGGCGCGCGGGCACGATCCGGCGCGGCGGATCGCCCTGGCCGCGTCGGGGCGGTTGCGCCGGGCGGGTGCGGCCGCCCGCGTGGCGCCCGTACTGCGGCTGCGCCGACGGGTCGCGGACCAGGCGGGCCTGGGGGCGCGGGAGCGGCTGGAGAACCTGGCGGGGGCCCTGGAGGTGTGCCGCGGCGGGGCCCGGGTGACGGCCGGGGCGCGGATCGTCCTGGTCGACGACGTGATCACCACCGGGGCCACGCTCGCCGAGGCCGCGCGGGCGCTGCGGGCGGCGGGTCTGGGAGTGACGGAGGCGGCCGTGGTCGCGGCGCCGGCGGACTCCTTCGTGCGGATCCGGTCGGCAACTCGTACAGAGCAAAAATCTTGTGAATAG
- the hpf gene encoding ribosome hibernation-promoting factor, HPF/YfiA family: MDIVVKGRKTEVPERFRKHVAEKLNPERIQKLDAKVISLDVEVSKEHNPRQADRSDRVEITLRSRGPVIRAEAAAADPYAALDLAQDKLEARLRKQHDKRFTRRGNGRLSAAEVVDTVPGVATLNGNGEPVGEEKADGIPTTRIGSLEVQGEGPLIVREKTHSAGPMSLDQALFEMELVGHDFYLFVDSETKMPSVVYRRHAYDYGVVHLNADGASSSDEPAAGAGGALGG; this comes from the coding sequence GTGGACATCGTCGTCAAGGGCCGCAAGACCGAGGTGCCCGAGCGGTTCCGCAAGCACGTGGCCGAGAAGCTGAATCCGGAGCGGATCCAGAAGCTCGACGCCAAGGTGATCAGCTTGGACGTCGAGGTGTCCAAGGAGCACAACCCGCGCCAGGCCGACCGTTCCGACCGCGTGGAGATCACCCTGCGTTCGCGGGGCCCGGTGATCCGGGCCGAGGCCGCCGCCGCCGACCCGTACGCGGCGCTCGACCTCGCCCAGGACAAGCTGGAGGCCCGGCTGCGCAAGCAGCACGACAAGCGGTTCACCCGCCGTGGCAACGGACGGCTTTCGGCGGCCGAGGTCGTCGACACGGTGCCGGGCGTCGCCACGCTCAACGGCAACGGCGAGCCGGTCGGTGAGGAGAAGGCGGACGGGATCCCGACCACCCGGATCGGTTCCCTGGAAGTGCAGGGCGAAGGCCCGCTCATCGTCCGCGAGAAGACCCACTCGGCCGGCCCCATGTCGCTCGACCAGGCCCTGTTCGAAATGGAACTGGTCGGACACGACTTCTATCTGTTCGTCGACTCCGAGACCAAGATGCCCAGCGTCGTCTACCGCCGTCACGCCTACGACTACGGCGTCGTCCACCTGAACGCCGACGGGGCCTCCAGCTCGGACGAACCGGCTGCGGGCGCGGGCGGCGCGCTGGGCGGCTGA